From one Anopheles cruzii chromosome 3, idAnoCruzAS_RS32_06, whole genome shotgun sequence genomic stretch:
- the LOC128271152 gene encoding sodium-coupled monocarboxylate transporter 1 → MTIARSTLAESLRELYQFSVVDYCVFALMLILSAACGIYFGFFKRSTGADDEVTPESSSSDDDESGHQRKKKKTTSTFGSSTMDEYLLGSRKLKAFPVAMSLVAGYISGVTILGTPAEIYNFGTQYWLIVLPILLMGVAVCTIYLPVFCSLKLNSSYEYLELRFNSYVRSIASVMFVLDELFFLPMIIYVPALAFNQVTGFNLYLIGAIVCVVCIFYTLLGGIKAVVFTDAWQVVVMFISVVVVVIIGTIAIGGPDIIWDRSLDGGRIDFFNMSPSMYERQTFWAVLIGGFFYWTSFNSVNQTMVQRYMSLPNLKKAKLSIAMFTVGMGVFVSVCCYAGLLLYGKYYECDPASVGLVTTDDQLFPHYVMEAVGKLKGIPGLFIAGVFGAALSSLSVVLNSTSAVLLEDILKGLFRVNPTPFVANVFVRGSVVVLGLAAMGCLFIIEKLGGILSVATSLSAIAAGTTCGIFTLGMLVPWSNANGALFGGISGALLSGWVSLGSQFAGAAGEIAPHKLPVSIDGCIEDLVTNMTLVNPVYPDEASVFPLYRLSYHWITPIGVLTVLVVGTIVSFVTGPRDLRHIDPELISPVIHRFLPQESFGNYGTTSRTADGPQANFCEEMQPQSSGSGVGSVPYGTTTTLGRSEQSPKSR, encoded by the exons ATGACGATCGCCAGAAGCACGTTGGCCGAAAGCCTCCGGGAGCTGTACCAGTTCAGTGTCGTAGACTATTGCGTGTTTGCGCTGATGCTGATCTTGTCGGCGGCCTGTGGTATCTATTTTGGATTCTTCAAACGTTCGACCGGTGCTGACGACGAGGTGACACCGGagagcagtagcagcgatgacgacgaaagTGGACACcagcggaaaaagaaaaaaaccaccagCACCTTCGGTTCGTCCACGATGGACGAGTATTTGCTGGGTTCGCGCAAACTGAAAGCATTTCCGGTGGCGATGAGTCTGGTGGCGGGCTACATTTCCGGCGTTACGATTCTGGGAACGCCGGCGGAGATCTACAACTTCGGCACACAGTACTGGCTGATAGTGCTGCCAATTCTGCTCATGGGGGTTGCCGTTTGCACCATCTATTTGCCGGTGTTTTGCTCGCTGAAGCTTAACTCTTCCTATGAGTATCTCGAGTTACGATTCAACAGCTACGTCCGCTCGATCGCTTCTGTGATGTTCGTCCTTGACGAG CTATTTTTCCTCCCAATGATCATCTATGTTCCCGCGTTGGCCTTCAATCAGG TTACGGGGTTCAATCTCTATCTGATCGGTGCGATCGTTTGCGTCGTTTGCATCTTCTACACGCTACTG GGCGGAATCAAAGCGGTGGTGTTCACAGATGCGtggcaggtggtggtgatgttcATCtccgtcgtggtcgtcgttaTCATTGGTACGATCGCGATTGGCGGTCCCGATATCATCTGGGATCGGTCTCTTGACGGTGGTCGCATCGATTTTTTCAA CATGAGTCCCTCGATGTATGAGCGGCAAACCTTCTGGGCGGTGCTGATCGGCGGCTTCTTCTACTGGACATCGTTCAACTCCGTCAATCAGACGATGGTGCAGCGCTACATGTCGCTGCCGAATCTCAAGAAAGCGAAACT CTCTATCGCCATGTTCACCGTCGGCATGGGAGTGTTTGTGTCGGTTTGCTGCTACGCCGGACTGCTACTGTACGGCAAGTACTACGAGTGTGATCCGGCCTCGGTCGGGCTGGTGACGACGGATGATCAACTGTTTCCGCACTACGTGATGGAGGCGGTGGGCAAGCTAAAGGGCATCCCAGGACTGTTCATTGCCGGTGTGTTTGGAGCCGCCCTCAGTTCGCTCTCGGTCGTACTGAACTCTACCTCAGCCGTGCTTCTGGAGGATATCCTGAAGGGCTTGTTTCGCGTCAATCCGACCCCGTTCGTGGCGAACGTCTTTGTGCGGGGCAGTGTCGTTGTGCTGGGATTGGCCGCGatgggttgtttgtttattatcgAAAAATTGGGCGGCATTTTGAGTGTAGCCACGTCGCTCTCTGCTATTGCCGCTGGAACTACGTGTGGCATTTTCACGCTCGGTATGTTGGTGCCCTGGAGTAATGCCAACGGGGCTCTGTTCGGTGGTATTTCCGGTGCGCTGCTGTCCGGGTGGGTCTCACTCGGCAGTCAGTTTGCTGGGGCTGCTGGAGAGATTGCCCCTCACAAGTTGCCCGTTTCGATCGACGGCTGCATCGAGGATCTGGTGACGAACATGACTTTGGTGAACCCAGTGTACCCGGACGAGGCGAGTGTCTTTCCGTTGTATCGATTATCGTACCATTGGATCACGCCGATCGgtgtgctgacggtgctggtggtcggtACGATCGTGTCCTTCGTTACCGGCCCTCGCGATCTGCGTCACATCGATCCGGAGTTGATATCACCGGTCATCCATCGCTTTTTACCGCAAGAATCGTTCGGAAACTATGGTACCACTAGCAGAACTGCGGACGGACCGCAGGCGAATTTTTGTGAGGAAATGCAACCCCAGAGCAGCGGCAGTGGTGTGGGAAGCGTTCCCTatggaacgacgacgacgctagGACGAAGCGAACAG TCACCGAAATCTCGATGA
- the LOC128271153 gene encoding transcription factor SOX-4-like has protein sequence MTSVQNQEDLEARIARIKKRNEEIEQKYREAEEDRLRAMKENAMVEIRPPKDDDWPREHKYDKVDFNYDLDPEALAQLEEKKKEKNAFIQKIAKDYKVFAEGEGPPPDPAYSFLADVERDGDKALAVSPGQPSNIPNAPMGNSNGARSPPTRGDHFDRRNPHNRSGQRQGGHVNGGGPGGGGRGRGSSGKSHHGHHHPSVQRSYSTNEHDGWRSASGEQQRKNQGFHKGTAAAPEGGGGLWRREPYIADGPEKGANDDASTQSAAAKPEPNLTVSISRNGEFKSVKVTTPPIIGSGRVGPRHPPKPQFQFHAGPGETQHNHSRQGGGSQQNHLPLTAGRKQSESTDQFNRNTTARKSDRGAAGDQPTRKATGGPKGASAGTHKNGTSSSGSGSVSVQDRLNRNRQLGGSDKNDNHLKPSGGTPSHPAPVSGAAKATFKAISKIIEKNAAIDEQLLRDNEKLASKGKELRLPHPTAAEQ, from the exons ATGACGTCCGTCCAGAACCAGGAAGATCTCGAGGCCCGCATAGCGCGCATCAAGAAGCGGAATGAGGAAATCGAACAAAAGTACCGCGAAGCTGAGGAGGATCGGTTGAGGGCAATGAAGGAAAATGCAATGGTCGAGATCAGGCCACCGAAGGACGACGATTGGCCGCGGGAGCACAAGTACGATAAGGTCGATTTCAATTACGATCTGGATCCGGAAGCGCTCGCTCAGCTGGAAG agaagaaaaaggagaaaaatgCCTTCATCCAGAAAATCGCCAAGGATTATAAGGTGTTTGCTGAAGGTGAGGGACCGCCTCCGGATCCAGCGTACAGTTTTTTGGCCGACGTTGAGCGGGATGGCGATAAAGCGTTAGCCGTGTCACCTGGGCAACCCAGCAATATTCCGAATGCGCCCATGGGCAACTCGAACGGAGCTCGAAGCCCACCAACCAGGGGAGATCATTTTGATCGCCGAAATCCGCACAACAGAAGTGGCCAAAGGCAAGGCGGACACGTGAATGGCGGTGGacctggtggcggtggtcgaGGACGGGGAAGTTCGGGTAAGTCGCACCATGGCCATCACCATCCGAGCGTGCAGCGTTCGTACTCGACGAACGAACACGATGGATGGCGATCGGCTTCGGGTGAGCAGCAGAGGAAAAACCAAGGGTTCCACAAAGGAACGGCGGCCGCTCCGGAAGGGGGCGGTGGTCTGTGGAGACGAGAGCCATACATCGCGGACGGACCGGAGAAAGGCGCGAACGATGATGCCAGTACGCAAAGTGCGGCAGCAAAGCCGGAACCAAACTTGACAGTTTCGATCTCTCGCAATGGAGAATTTAAAAGTGTCAAAG TGACTACCCCACCCATCATCGGTAGTGGACGAGTTGGGCCCCGGCATCCACCAAAACCGCAGTTCCAGTTTCACGCTGGCCCGGGAGAAACACAGCACAATCACTCGAGGCAAGGCGGCGGTTCTCAGCAGAATCACTTACCTCTAACCGCTGGCCGTAAGCAGAGCGAGTCGACTGATCAATTCAATCGCAACACGACCGCACGGAAATCAGATCGTGGGGCCGCAGGTGACCAGCCCACCAGGAAAGCTACCGGTGGCCCTAAGGGAGCTAGCGCCGGAACGCACAAAAATGGCACGTCTAGCAGCGGAAGCGGTAGCGTGAGCGTTCAGGATCGTCTCAACCGCAACCGACAGCTGGGGGGCAGTGATAAGAACGATAATCACCTCAAACCATCCGGTGGCACTCCTTCGCATCCGGCACCGGTGTCCGGTGCAGCGAAAGCAACTTTCAAAGCGATTTCGAAAATAATCGAGAAGAACGCGGCAATCGATGAGCAATTGCTGCGCGATAATGAGAAACTAGCGTCGAAGGGAAAGGAGCTTCGGCTACCGCACCCAACAGCGGCAGAGCAGTAA
- the LOC128274487 gene encoding NADH dehydrogenase [ubiquinone] iron-sulfur protein 6, mitochondrial encodes MATRMILSPARRLVNTIGSRSISTQGLGARCAIIKDEITHTGQFYEADDYRNARFVNATKVVNPNWAIKLIDETPIVKTEERVVCCDGGTDPALGHPKVYINLDKPGAHACGYCGQRFEKLDHHH; translated from the exons ATGGCCACTCGGATGATTCTGTCGCCCGCACGCCGACTGGTGAACACTATCGGTTCCAGGTCCATCAGCACGCAAGGATTGGGCGCACGCTGTGCTATCATTAAGGACGAAATTACGCACACTGGCCAG TTCTATGAAGCCGACGACTACCGGAATGCACGCTTCGTCAACGCAACCAAAGTGGTGAACCCGAACTGGGCCATCAAACTGATCGACGAAACACCTATCGTGAAAACGGAGGAACGGGTCGTCTGCTGTGACGGTGGTACCGATCCCGCGCTTGGCCACCCGAAGGTTTACATTAACCTG GATAAACCAGGCGCCCACGCTTGCGGATACTGTGGCCAGCGGTTCGAGAAACTCGACCATCATCATTGA
- the LOC128271846 gene encoding uncharacterized protein LOC128271846 yields the protein MDLLKKFMGLDGRKDDDDDNRKKKPSLGDEFRKPIWVEEDDSDDELFDNQKLYGVQIFTSPLEMQKHYERQMQDMLKSLEQYDESTKLLDRDLKEDFLKPGFEDAAGNDLAKCDTDLDGVIYADQLHSLLQRISPEWKDLLSKQPKNETPSEPNQRRKPLSDEEKIMDWIHGIKEQQQQQPKQFPPAARRNKASPSRFHDVGIFEGAFQGPRMFGQSIISQTIRRPDGSYETRRTVRDSEGNTQTTITLATKDGRKETITTGYEGADDRGPPSGGKLGTATAPGALLALGDKFALNNGGYVLPKNLW from the exons ATGGAccttttaaaaaaattcatgGGCCTCGACGGTagaaaggacgacgacgacgataatcG CAAGAAAAAACCATCTCTTGGGGACGAGTTCCGCAAACCGATTTGGGTGGAAGAGGACGATAGTGACGATGAACTGTTCGACAACCAGAAGCTGTACGGTGTACAGATCTTCACCAGTCCGCTCGAGATGCAGAAGCATTATGAGCGCCAGATGCAGGACATGCTGAAATCGCTCGAGCAGTACGATG AGAGTACCAAGCTGTTGGATCGCGATCTGAAGGAAGACTTTTTGAAACCCGGCTTCGAGGATGCCGCTGGAAACGATCTAGCCAAATGCGATACGGATCTCGATGGAGT GATCTACGCCGATCAGCTTCACTCGCTTCTGCAGCGCATCTCTCCCGAGTGGAAGGACTTGCTGTCGAAGCAACCGAAGAACGAAACGCCGTCTGAACCCAACCAACGTCGCAAGCCGCTTAGCGACGAGGAGAAAATCATGGATTGGATTCACGGCAtcaaggagcagcagcagcagcagccgaagcagTTCCCTCCGGCCGCTCGTCGCAACAAAGCTTCCCCTTCGCGCTTCCACGATGTTGGTATCTTCGAGGGTGCATTCCAGGGACCGCGAATGTTCGGGCAAAGCATCATCTCGCAGACGATTCGCCGCCCGGATGGG TCCTACGAAACTCGTCGTACGGTTCGCGACTCCGAAGGCAATACGCAAACCACTATAACGCTTGCGACGAAGGATGGTCGCAAGGAAACGATCACTACTGGGTACGAGGGAGCCGACGATCGTGGGCCACCGTCCGGAGGGAAGCTGGGAACGGCCACTGCGCCGGGTGCTCTGCTGGCGCTTGGCGACAAGTTTGCGCTCAACAACGGTGGTTACGTGCTGCCGAAGAACCTCTGGTGA
- the LOC128271509 gene encoding E3 ubiquitin-protein ligase Su(dx) — MEGTEVHQLIVIIEHATFRSNGFLKPNPYVEFSIDGKSARKTDFIKNTNTPKWNERFLSLVSSGSILHFRVLDHSSFRKDSLLGQQTVDLASILRHYNGVLELLELNMDLLIDGSASSKTGSSSSHSELRQPVKAGELVVVLDGLKIDMRPMAGRNGSGSVVPGSFGMAIPSIAGSSDSGSMVNGNGLSSGLDLMQNGAQCHTFRSSILNGGIRARMRLRGSGSQQLQPPPGVGSGIGAPSINHALVASSSSSAPGQQQHSPALGNNSSSNSTSAVVAYDPEIRFSALSIQSPYDDMGNGVAMGSSPNGGGSSSSTGAIRRSGANWDQQNVSPVPPATASHTRLGPVYSNASQDGLINGGVPGAGGGGSPGGGNAMPIGGSLTDQQILLQHHEQQHQQQNALDDEPLPAGWEMRVDKFGRRYYVDHNTRSTYWEKPQPLPAGWEQRRDPRGRVYYVDHNTRTTTWQRPNSERLMHFQHWQGQRQHIISQGNQRFLYPQHAQQSNTISVPHEEDDGLGALPEGWEKRVQPDNRVYFVNHKNRTTQWEDPRTQGQEVSMLAEGPLPPGWEIRYTATGERFFVDHNNRKTTFEDPRPGAPKGAKGVYGVPKAYERSFRWKLSQFRYLCQSNALASHIKITLTRQTLFEDSYHQIMRLPAYELRRRLYIIFRGEEGLDYGGVSREWFFLLSHEVLNPMYCLFEYANKNNYSLQINPASYVNPDHLQYFKFIGRFIAMALYHGRFIYSGFTMPFYKRMLNKKLTTKDIESIDPEFYNSLIWVRDNSIDECGLELWFSVDFEVLGQIIHHELKENGDKERVTEENKEEYISLMTEWRMTRGIEEQTKTFLDGFNEVVPLEWLKYFDERELELMLCGMQEIDVDDWQRNSIYRHYNRNSKQVVWFWQFVRETDNEKRARLLQFVTGTCRVPVGGFAELMGSNGPQRFCIEKVGKDTWLPRSHTCFNRLDLPPYKSYDQLVEKLNYAIEETEGFGQE, encoded by the exons ATGGAAGGAACAGAGGTCCATCAGCTGATTGTGATAA TCGAGCACGCCACCTTCCGGAGCAATGGGTTCCTGAAGCCGAACCCGTACGTCGAGTTTTCGATCGATGGCAAGAGCGCCCGCAAGACAGATTTCATcaaaaacaccaacacaccgaaaTGGAACGAGCGCTTCCTGAGCCTTGTGTCATCGGGATCCATTCTGCACTTCCGCGTGTTGGACCATTCGAGCTTTCGAAAGGATTCGCTGCTGGGCCAACAGACCGTCGATCTGGCGAGCATTCTGCGCCACTACAACGGGGTGCTCGAGTTGCTCGAGCTTAACATGGACCTGCTGATTGACGGCAGCGCCTCGTCCAAGACGGGGAGCAGTAGCAGCCACAGTGAACTACGGCAACCGGTAAAGGCCGGCGAACTGGTCGTTGTGCTCGATGGACTAAAAATCGATATGCGACCGATGGCGGGTAGAAACGGCAGTGGAAGCGTGGTGCCCGGATCGTTCGGGATGGCGATACCATCGATCGCCGGTAGCAGCGACAGCGGAAGCATGGTCAATGGCAATGGG TTATCGAGCGGATTGGACCTTATGCAGAACGGAGCCCAGTGCCACACGTTTCGCAGCAGTATACTGAACGGTGGCATACGGGCTCGGATGCGTTTGCGAGGCAGTGGATCCCAACAGCTGCAACCGCCTCCAGGTGTTGGCAGTGGGATTGGAGCACcaagcataaatcatgcattagttgcatcatcatcgtcatcggcacctggccagcagcaacattcaCCGGCCCTTGGcaacaacagtagcagcaacagtacGTCGGCAGTTGTTGCGTATGATCCTGAAATCCGGTTCAGTGCGCTCAGCATACAATCCCCTTACGACGATATGGGGAACGGCGTTGCGATGGGATCGTCCCCGAATGGTGGCGGGTCTTCCTCATCGACCGGTGCCATCCGTCGAAGCGGCGCCAATTGGGATCAACAGAACGTGTCTCCCGTGCCGCCAGCAACCGCATCGCATACCCGCCTCGGTCCCGTGTACTCCAATGCGTCGCAGGACGGCTTGATAAACGGCGGTgttccgggtgccggtggtggtggcagcccAGGTGGTGGCAACGCGATGCCCATTGGAGGCAGTTTGACCGATCAACAGATTTTACTGCAACACcatgagcagcagcaccagcaacaaaaTGCCCTCGACGATGAACCGCTACCGGCCGGCTGGGAGATGCGGGTCGATAAGTTTGGCCGGCGTTACTACGTGGACCACAACACACGGTCAACGTACTGGGAGAAACCGCAACCCCTGCCGGCCGGTTGGGAGCAGCGGCGCGACCCACGAGGGCGCGTTTACTACGTCGATCACAACACGCGCACCACAACGTGGCAGCGGCCAAACAGTGAGCGCCTGATGCACTTCCAGCACTGGCAAGGCCAGCGGCAGCACATCATCTCGCAGGGCAACCAGCGCTTCCTGTACCCGCAGCATGCCCAGCAATCGAACACGATCTCGGTGCCGCacgaggaggacgatgggTTGGGTGCGTTGCCGGAAGGTTGGGAAAAACGGGTCCAGCCCGACAATCGGGTGTACTTTGTGAACCACAAAAATCGAACCACCCAGTGGGAGGACCCAAGGACCCAGGGCCAAGAGGTGAGCATGCTGGCGGAGGGTCCACTGCCGCCCGGCTGGGAAATCCGTTACACGGCGACCGGGGAACGGTTCTTCGTTGATCACAACAATCGTAAGACAACGTTCGAAGACCCTCGGCCAGGGGCACCGAAAGGGGCCAAGGGAGTGTACGGTGTCCCGAAGGCTTACGAGCGGTCGTTCCGCTGGAAGCTGAGTCAGTTCCGGTACCTGTGCCAGAGCAATGCGCTCGCTTCGCACATTAAAATAACGCTGACACGCCAAACACTGTTCGAGGACTCGTACCACCAGATCATGCGCCTTCCGGCGTACGAGCTGCGGCGCCGGCTGTACATCATCTTCCGCGGCGAGGAAGGGCTCGACTATGGTGGCGTATCGCGCGAATGGTTCTTCCTGCTGTCCCACGAGGTGCTCAACCCGATGTACTGCCTGTTTGAGTACGCGAACAAGAACAACTACAGCCTGCAGATCAACCCGGCCAGCTACGTCAATCCGGACCACCTGCAGTACTTTAAGTTCATCGGCCGCTTCATCGCGATGGCCCTGTACCATGGGCGGTTCATCTACTCGGGCTTCACGATGCCGTTCTACAAGCGCATGCTGAACAAGAAGCTAACGACCAAAGacatcgaatcgatcgatccggagTTCTACAACTCGCTGATCTGGGTGCGGGACAACAGCATCGACGAGTGCGGGCTCGAGCTGTGGTTCAGCGTGGACTTCGAGGTGCTCGGGCAAATCATTCACCACGAACTGAAGGAGAACGGCGACAAGGAGCGCGTGACGGAGGAGAACAAGGAGGAGTACATTTCTCTCATGACCGAGTGGCGTATGACGAG AGGTATTGAGGAACAAACTAAGACGTTTCTGGACGGGTTCAACGAGGTAGTGCCACTCGAGTGGTTGAAGTACTTTGACGAGCGAGAACTCGAGCTAATGCTGTGCGGTATGCAGGAGATCGACGTCGACGATTGGCAACGCAACTCGATCTACCGACACTACAACCGCAACAGCAAGCAGGTCGTTTGGTTCTGGCAG TTTGTCCGCGAAACGGACAATGAAAAACGTGCCCGATTGCTGCAGTTCGTGACCGGGAcgtgccgggtgccggtgggAGGATTCGCCGAGCTGATGGGTTCGAATGGGCCGCAGCGGTTCTGCATCGAGAAGGTGGGCAAAGACACGTGGCTGCCACGATCTCACACCTGTTTCAATCGGCTCGATCTGCCACCGTACAAGAGCTACGATCAGCTGGTGGAGAAGCTCAACTATGCGATCGAAGAGACGGAAGGTTTCGGGCAGGAGTAA
- the LOC128275701 gene encoding ATP-dependent RNA helicase WM6: MADNEDLLDYEEEDQTEQVVAETTEQPKKDVKGTYVSIHSSGFRDFLLKPEILRAIVDCGFEHPSEVQHECIPQAVLGMDILCQAKSGMGKTAVFVLATLQQLEPTENVPYVLVMCHTRELAFQISKEYERFCKYMPTIKVAVFFGGMPIQKDEEVLKSTTPHIIVGTPGRVLALIRNKKLNLKNLKHFILDECDKMLEQLDMRRDVQEIFRNTPHGKQVMMFSATLSKEIRPVCKKFMQDPMEVYVDDETKLTLHGLQQHYVKLKENEKNKKLFELLDVLEFNQVVIFVKSVQRCMALAQLLTEQNFPAIGIHRGMVQEERLSRYQQFKDFQKRILVATNLFGRGMDIERVNIVFNYDMPEDSDTYLHRVARAGRFGTKGLAITFISDEADAKILNDVQDRFDVNINELPDEIDLSSYIEGR, from the exons ATGGCTGATAACGAAGATCTATTAGATTACGAGGAGGAGGATCAGACCGAGCAGGTTGTGGCAGAAACCACGGAACAGCCGAAGAAGGACGTGAAGGGTACCTACGTATCGATTCACAGTTCTGGCTTCCGTGATTTTTTGCTGAAACCTGAAATTTTACGCGCCATTGTGGACTGCGGTTTCGAGCATCCCTCTGAAG TGCAACACGAATGCATTCCGCAAGCCGTGCTCGGCATGGATATCCTGTGCCAGGCCAAGTCCGGTATGGGGAAGACGGCTGTGTTCGTGTTGGCTACGTTGCAGCAACTGGAACCGACGGAAAACGTTCCGTACGTGTTGGTGATGTGTCACACGCGTGAGCTCGCGTTCCAGATCAGCAAGGAGTACGAGCGCTTCTGCAAGTACATGCCCACGATCAAGGTGGCCGTGTTCTTTGGCGGTATGCCGATCCAGAAGGATGAGGAAGTGCTGAAATCCACGACGCCCCACATCATCGTTGGAACGCCCGGCCGCGTGTTGGCGCTCATTCGCAACAAGAAGCTCAACCTGAAGAACCTGAAACACTTTATCCTCGATGAGTGCGACAAGATGCTCGAGCAACTTG ATATGCGCCGCGACGTCCAGGAAATCTTCCGTAACACACCGCACGGAAAGCAAGTGATGATGTTCTCCGCCACGCTGAGCAAAGAAATTCGGCCAGTGTGCAAGAAGTTCATGCAAGAT CCTATGGAGGTGTACGTCGACGACGAAACCAAGCTAACTCTTCACGGTTTGCAGCAACACTACGTGAAGCTGAAGGAGaacgaaaagaacaaaaaactGTTCGAACTGCTTGATGTTCTTGAATTTAACCAG GTGGTCATTTTTGTCAAGTCCGTCCAACGGTGCATGGCTCTGGCGCAGCTACTGACGGAACAGAATTTCCCGGCGATCGGCATCCATCGGGGCATGGTGCAAGAGGAGCGGCTTTCGCGGTACCAGCAATTCAAGGACTTCCAGAAGCGCATTCTGGTGGCCACTAACCTGTTCGGCCGTGGCATGGATATCGAGCGTGTGAACATCGTATTCAACTACGATATGCCGGAAGACTCTGATACCTACCTGCATCGCGTGGCCCGTGCCGGGCGCTTCGGAACCAAGGGTCTGGCCATTACCTTCATCTCGGATGAGGCGGACGCAAAGATTCTGAACGACGTGCAGGATCGTTTCGATGTCAACATCAACGAGCTGCCGGATGAAATTGATCTCTCCTCGTACA TTGAAGGACGATAA
- the LOC128272185 gene encoding carnitine O-acetyltransferase-like produces the protein MNMTRLFPSRTTAAPIGRVLTSSSLSKMLTAATYTTGNPPGGPVATLQRQPVPKLPDTMQKLLKSIEPHVDSEVLAGTKRAVDKFASSDGVGQKLQNLLRERASKMDSWLADWWLQSAYMEYRDPVIVYSSPGLVFPRANYRTLDEQLAYAAKMVSVALAYKALIDGGKIRQETMGKVPLDMSQYEKIFGTCRIPGRGRDSLQYNPRSQHIVVACANRYYRLDVIDATGAIASEGQILAQLKRIAAGADGSPAPPIGILTANQRDSWAEAYETLVADPNNRRSVTAIQQSLFVLSIDREIAHAPGSDHITTASDLLIHGGGSTVNGGNRWYDKTIQLVVAPNGINGLTYEHSPAEGQPIAVMTDFLLEHLKGTGKPTGANVTDKMRVEAVELPFNVQPPVTAAIEQAAGFVDKLAADIQMHYLHFTDYGKGFIKTQRMSPDSYIQMAIQFAFYRLHRVPGAHYESAQNRMYLHGRTETIRSCSIESIAFARAMLDPQCDGPSKLAAMKSAIEAHKSYVSMAIQGQGVDRHLLGLKLTAKENGLPLPELYTDRGLQASAHMRLSTSQVASRYDAFMCYGPLTADGYGCCYNPKEDDMWFGLSAFRSNADTDVERFRVSLQEALREMYEVLVLHGEKPKGKL, from the coding sequence ATGAACATGACGCGCCTCTTTCCATCTCGCACAACGGCCGCCCCGATCGGAAGGGTACTAACGTCGTCCAGTTTGAGTAAAATGCTTACGGCAGCAACCTACACCACCGGTAACCCGCCAGGCGGTCCCGTAGCTACCCTGCAACGCCAACCGGTTCCAAAGCTTCCGGACACGATGCAGAAACTGTTGAAGTCTATCGAACCGCACGTCGATTCGGAGGTGCTAGCCGGGACGAAACGTGCGGTGGACAAGTTTGCCTCCTCCGATGGCGTTGGCCAAAAGCTTCAGAACCTTCTTCGGGAACGTGCCTCTAAAATGgacagctggctggccgattGGTGGTTGCAGAGCGCCTACATGGAGTACCGCGATCCGGTCATCGTTTACTCCAGCCCTGGGCTGGTGTTCCCTCGCGCCAACTACCGCACGCTGGACGAGCAGCTGGCGTACGCGGCCAAAATGGTGTCCGTCGCCCTAGCCTACAAAGCGCTCATCGATGGTGGGAAGATACGGCAAGAAACGATGGGCAAAGTACCGCTCGATATGTCGCAGTACGAAAAAATCTTCGGCACCTGCCGTATTCCTGGGCGCGGCCGTGACTCGTTGCAATACAACCCACGTTCGCAGCATATTGTCGTTGCGTGTGCCAACCGGTACTACCGATTGGATGTGATCGATGCCACCGGAGCGATCGCAAGTGAAGGACAAATATTGGCGCAACTTAAACGAATTGCCGCTGGTGCCGATGGATCGCCAGCTCCACCGATTGGCATCCTTACCGCTAATCAACGGGACAGTTGGGCCGAAGCGTACGAAACACTGGTGGCCGATCCGAACAATCGTCGTTCGGTCACTGCCATTCAGCAGTCACTGTTTGtgctttcgatcgatcgagaaatTGCTCACGCGCCCGGAAGTGATCATATCACTACGGCCAGCGATCTTCTCATCCACGGTGGTGGTTCGACCGTTAACGGCGGCAACAGGTGGTACGATAAAACGAtccagctggtggtggccccgaaCGGAATTAATGGACTCACGTACGAGCATTCGCCGGCCGAAGGGCAACCGATTGCTGTGATGACGGACTTTTTGCTCGAACACCTTAAAGGAACAGGAAAACCGACGGGCGCCAATGTAACCGACAAAATGAGGGTGGAAGCAGTCGAGTTACCATTCAACGTGCAGCCCCCGGTAACAGCTGCCATCGAGCAGGCCGCCGGGTTCGTGGACAAACTGGCTGCCGATATTCAGATGCACTATCTGCACTTTACCGACTATGGGAAAGGGTTCATCAAAACGCAGCGCATGAGCCCCGATAGTTACATTCAGATGGCAATCCAGTTCGCCTTCTATCGCCTTCACCGAGTGCCAGGAGCACACTACGAATCGGCCCAGAATCGTATGTATCTCCACGGACGCACCGAAACGATCCGCTCGTGTTCCATCGAATCGATCGCTTTCGCCCGGGCCATGCTCGATCCGCAGTGTGACGGCCCCTCGAAGTTGGCAGCAATGAAGAGTGCCATTGAGGCGCACAAATCCTACGTCTCGATGGCCATTCAGGGGCAAGGCGTTGATCGCCATTTGCTGGGGCTAAAGTTAACGGCCAAAGAGAACGGATTGCCGCTGCCGGAACTTTACACCGATCGGGGATTGCAAGCGAGCGCACACATGCGACTGTCGACCAGCCAGGTTGCCTCGCGATATGACGCCTTCATGTGCTACGGACCCCTAACGGCGGACGGATACGGTTGTTGCTACAATCCTAAGGAAGACGACATGTGGTTCGGACTGTCAGCGTTCCGCTCGAACGCCGACACGGATGTGGAACGATTCCGTGTTAGCCTCCAGGAAGCGCTACGCGAGATGTACGAAGTGTTGGTGCTGCACGGCGAGAAACCCAAGGGCAAACTTTAA